One region of Quercus lobata isolate SW786 chromosome 2, ValleyOak3.0 Primary Assembly, whole genome shotgun sequence genomic DNA includes:
- the LOC115974671 gene encoding protein canopy-1, producing MVANTDGVVLSFDLRLERERERRNRKMGRSAAWLVLTIFAVISVAYCIDDKCAACNAVAEELEYGLSNEKPRNHLDMRHRLDSKGQRKGKVIDYRVSELRVVELLDGLCDKMQDYTLEQIDSTTQEWVRVDDWNNLTTNKQEARAYSKAISSYCGRLIEETEDDLAELIKKGSVKVGDVSKVLCEDLSKHCSQTSGSQQVDDNDHELDGEL from the exons ATGGTTGCCAATACTGACGGAGTTGTTCTGAGTTTTgacttgagacttgagagagagagagagaggcgaaaTCGGAAGATGGGAAGGTCGGCGGCGTGGCTGGTTCTGACGATTTTCGCCGTTATCTCCGTTGCTTACTGCATCGATGACAAATGCGCAGCCTGCAATGCCGTCGCg GAGGAGCTAGAGTATGGCCTTTCCAAT GAAAAACCAAGGAATCATTTAGATATGAGACACCGACTTGACTCTAAAGGACAACGTAAAGGAAAGGTAATTGATTACAG AGTCAGTGAGCTCAGAGTAGTTGAACTTCTTGATGGGCTTTGCGACAAGATGCAAGATTACACTCTTGAGCAG ATAGATTCAACCACGCAAGAGTGGGTCAGAGTGGATGATTGGAATAACCTCACAACAA ATAAACAAGAAGCTCGAGCATATTCAAAAGCTATATCATCTTATTGTGGAAG GTTAATTGAGGAAACAGAAGATGAT TTGGCGGAATTGATAAAGAAAGGATCTGTTAAAGTAGGAGATGTGAGCAAGGTTCTTTGTGAAGATTTAAGCAAGCACTGCAGTCAGACGAG TGGTTCCCAGCAGGTGGATGACAATGATCATGAATTAGATGGAGAGCTCTGA